From a region of the Danaus plexippus chromosome 8, MEX_DaPlex, whole genome shotgun sequence genome:
- the LOC116775740 gene encoding caskin-2 isoform X4 has protein sequence MEPVNNNVGGMSRGGSGAGKTATAKRVPPPAVPGDAFGTPQHRHSGSSFGSQGYASCEEQAYPQPPDTPSHTRDDHSDYGSTVSGVSGASGSLGKSPAGGGTFTFPPPTQPLTHKAAVYYHHQLALSDDQGIDMTQSPGRDSPGSSSGSAGSGSRHSSASLDSGRASGRMPHHHHATCHCGDTVDRVRAMIGQGLPDHDIIHAWLADLQMEEYARLFVEAGYDLATVTRMTPEDLTAVGIKKPNHRKRLKAELTNLNVPDNLPDYIPGSLEEWLRLLRLEEYGPALVAQGYRTVHDVTQLAWEDLEDMGIVRLGHQKKILLAIKRVKDIRAGKRSISSQGSLDFTRLSGQDLYTREHYQPWERRSYHKPPDLKFDALPTLATDLVPIQIRHPRGKSLESLEDPTERTSHTTFSPEAGFYYGGQWRRSYDDGDITPTNDSSYEGGGTLPRPRGLVRPRPVAKIQATPAYRDKSPDYTYDEIAYSARLQRVAYGASPHVARKPPPEPPKRQSSQYAPFTRFGQTTVEIHPEKSLPLSLPAYPSSDSLSVSLDSTGLLPPPPAPSSPPRRYEDDKMRTGSDASFKSSSSTESDSIPFANENAGTIKQNRGQITGRPHTVDYGRAGINLTGLPPRNPDMKPNHPLPEHKDENKSTEPVDVLNDIGNMLANLTDELDAMLEEEKRQGLTDS, from the exons TGGGCGGTATGTCCCGCGGAGGTAGCGGCGCTGGTAAGACAGCGACTGCAAAGCGAGTGCCTCCGCCAGCGGTGCCAGGGGATGCATTCGGGACTCCGCAACACAGACACTCGGGCTCGAGCTTCGGCTCTCAGGGCTATGCCTCGTGTGAGGAGCAGGCGTACCCCCAGCCCCCTGACACGCCTTCACATACAAGAG ATGATCACTCGGACTATGGCAGCACTGTGTCGGGTGTGTCCGGTGCTAGCGGGAGTCTCGGCAAGAGTCCTGCTGGGGGAGGAACCTTCACCTTCCCTCCACCCACCCAGCCCCTCACACACAAGGCAGCTGTATACTATCATCACCAACTAGCGCTGAGTGATGACCAGGGCATAGATATGACACAG AGTCCCGGGCGCGACAGTCCCGGTTCATCCTCGGGCTCCGCTGGTTCAGGGTCCCGGCACTCGTCCGCGTCTTTGGACAGCGGCCGAGCGTCCGGTCGGATGCCTCACCATCATCACGCCACCTGCCACTGTGGAGATACCGTCGATAGAGTGCGGGCCATGATCGGTCAGGGACTACCG GACCATGATATTATTCATGCATGGCTGGCGGATTTACAAATGGAAGAATACGCTAGACTGTTCGTCGAAGCGGGCTACGATCTGGCGACCGTTACTAGAATGACGCCCGAGGACCTCACAGCGGTCGGCATCAAGAAACCAAACCATCGCAAGAGGTTAAAGGCTGAACTCACCAACCTCAACGTGCCCGACAATCTGCCTGATTACATCCCG GGTTCTCTGGAGGAATGGCTTCGTCTGCTGCGGTTAGAGGAATATGGGCCGGCTTTAGTGGCGCAGGGATATCGCACGGTGCATGACGTCACACAACTCGCCTGGGAG GATCTAGAAGATATGGGCATAGTTCGTTTGGGACATCAGAAGAAAATTTTGCTTGCCATTAAAAGAGTGAAAGACATCAGGGCGGGGAAGCGAAGCATCAGCAGCCAAGGATCGCTCGATTTCACGAGACTATCTGGACAG GATTTATATACCCGAGAGCATTACCAGCCGTGGGAGAGGAGGAGTTACCATAAACCCCCCGATCTAAAGTTTGACGCTCTACCGACCCTAGCCACTGATTTGGTCCCCATCCAG ATACGTCATCCGCGCGGGAAATCCCTCGAAAGTCTAGAAGATCCGACGGAAAGGACTTCCCATACAACGTTTTCACCTGAAGCAGGGTTCTATTATGGAGGGCAATGGAGACGTTCCTATGACGATGGGGATATAACACCCACAAACGACAGCTCGTACGAAGGCGGTGGAACCCTGCCGCGTCCGAGGGGCTTAGTACGACCGCGGCCCGTCGCCAAAATACAAGCCACTCCAGCATACAGAGACAAATCACCAGATTACACCTACGACGAGATAGCGTACTCAGCTAGATTACAACGCGTCGCGTACGGCGCGAGTCCTCACGTGGCGAGGAAGCCCCCTCCAGAACCGCCCAAACGTCAAAGTTCCCAATACGCACCGTTCACGAGATTTGGTCAAACCACGGTCGAAATCCATCCAGAGAAGAGTCTTCCATTGAGTCTGCCCGCGTATCCAAGTTCAGATTCCTTGAGCGTCTCTTTGGACAGCACGGGGCTATTGCCGCCGCCGCCCGCACCTTCCTCTCCGCCCAGGAGATACGAAGACGATAAAATGAGGACCGGATCCGACGCTAGCTTTAAG tCAAGTTCCAGCACCGAATCAGATAGCATTCCATTCGCAAACGAGAACGCGGGGACGATAAAACAGAACAGAGGCCAAATAACTGGTAGACCGCACACCGTCGACTACGGACGAGCGGGCATCAACCTCACCGGCCTACCGCCGCGGAACCCCGACATGAAACCCAACCATCCCCTCCCGGAACATAAAGACGAGAACAAAAGTACGGAACCAGTGGACGTGCTCAATGACATAGGCAACATGCTGGCCAACCTAACAGACGAATTGGACGCCATGTTGGAAGAAGAAAAACGCCAGGGTTTGACTGATTCTTAA
- the LOC116775740 gene encoding caskin-2 isoform X3, giving the protein MVLLNNNLKINVGGMSRGGSGAGKTATAKRVPPPAVPGDAFGTPQHRHSGSSFGSQGYASCEEQAYPQPPDTPSHTRDDHSDYGSTVSGVSGASGSLGKSPAGGGTFTFPPPTQPLTHKAAVYYHHQLALSDDQGIDMTQSPGRDSPGSSSGSAGSGSRHSSASLDSGRASGRMPHHHHATCHCGDTVDRVRAMIGQGLPDHDIIHAWLADLQMEEYARLFVEAGYDLATVTRMTPEDLTAVGIKKPNHRKRLKAELTNLNVPDNLPDYIPGSLEEWLRLLRLEEYGPALVAQGYRTVHDVTQLAWEDLEDMGIVRLGHQKKILLAIKRVKDIRAGKRSISSQGSLDFTRLSGQDLYTREHYQPWERRSYHKPPDLKFDALPTLATDLVPIQIRHPRGKSLESLEDPTERTSHTTFSPEAGFYYGGQWRRSYDDGDITPTNDSSYEGGGTLPRPRGLVRPRPVAKIQATPAYRDKSPDYTYDEIAYSARLQRVAYGASPHVARKPPPEPPKRQSSQYAPFTRFGQTTVEIHPEKSLPLSLPAYPSSDSLSVSLDSTGLLPPPPAPSSPPRRYEDDKMRTGSDASFKSSSSTESDSIPFANENAGTIKQNRGQITGRPHTVDYGRAGINLTGLPPRNPDMKPNHPLPEHKDENKSTEPVDVLNDIGNMLANLTDELDAMLEEEKRQGLTDS; this is encoded by the exons TGGGCGGTATGTCCCGCGGAGGTAGCGGCGCTGGTAAGACAGCGACTGCAAAGCGAGTGCCTCCGCCAGCGGTGCCAGGGGATGCATTCGGGACTCCGCAACACAGACACTCGGGCTCGAGCTTCGGCTCTCAGGGCTATGCCTCGTGTGAGGAGCAGGCGTACCCCCAGCCCCCTGACACGCCTTCACATACAAGAG ATGATCACTCGGACTATGGCAGCACTGTGTCGGGTGTGTCCGGTGCTAGCGGGAGTCTCGGCAAGAGTCCTGCTGGGGGAGGAACCTTCACCTTCCCTCCACCCACCCAGCCCCTCACACACAAGGCAGCTGTATACTATCATCACCAACTAGCGCTGAGTGATGACCAGGGCATAGATATGACACAG AGTCCCGGGCGCGACAGTCCCGGTTCATCCTCGGGCTCCGCTGGTTCAGGGTCCCGGCACTCGTCCGCGTCTTTGGACAGCGGCCGAGCGTCCGGTCGGATGCCTCACCATCATCACGCCACCTGCCACTGTGGAGATACCGTCGATAGAGTGCGGGCCATGATCGGTCAGGGACTACCG GACCATGATATTATTCATGCATGGCTGGCGGATTTACAAATGGAAGAATACGCTAGACTGTTCGTCGAAGCGGGCTACGATCTGGCGACCGTTACTAGAATGACGCCCGAGGACCTCACAGCGGTCGGCATCAAGAAACCAAACCATCGCAAGAGGTTAAAGGCTGAACTCACCAACCTCAACGTGCCCGACAATCTGCCTGATTACATCCCG GGTTCTCTGGAGGAATGGCTTCGTCTGCTGCGGTTAGAGGAATATGGGCCGGCTTTAGTGGCGCAGGGATATCGCACGGTGCATGACGTCACACAACTCGCCTGGGAG GATCTAGAAGATATGGGCATAGTTCGTTTGGGACATCAGAAGAAAATTTTGCTTGCCATTAAAAGAGTGAAAGACATCAGGGCGGGGAAGCGAAGCATCAGCAGCCAAGGATCGCTCGATTTCACGAGACTATCTGGACAG GATTTATATACCCGAGAGCATTACCAGCCGTGGGAGAGGAGGAGTTACCATAAACCCCCCGATCTAAAGTTTGACGCTCTACCGACCCTAGCCACTGATTTGGTCCCCATCCAG ATACGTCATCCGCGCGGGAAATCCCTCGAAAGTCTAGAAGATCCGACGGAAAGGACTTCCCATACAACGTTTTCACCTGAAGCAGGGTTCTATTATGGAGGGCAATGGAGACGTTCCTATGACGATGGGGATATAACACCCACAAACGACAGCTCGTACGAAGGCGGTGGAACCCTGCCGCGTCCGAGGGGCTTAGTACGACCGCGGCCCGTCGCCAAAATACAAGCCACTCCAGCATACAGAGACAAATCACCAGATTACACCTACGACGAGATAGCGTACTCAGCTAGATTACAACGCGTCGCGTACGGCGCGAGTCCTCACGTGGCGAGGAAGCCCCCTCCAGAACCGCCCAAACGTCAAAGTTCCCAATACGCACCGTTCACGAGATTTGGTCAAACCACGGTCGAAATCCATCCAGAGAAGAGTCTTCCATTGAGTCTGCCCGCGTATCCAAGTTCAGATTCCTTGAGCGTCTCTTTGGACAGCACGGGGCTATTGCCGCCGCCGCCCGCACCTTCCTCTCCGCCCAGGAGATACGAAGACGATAAAATGAGGACCGGATCCGACGCTAGCTTTAAG tCAAGTTCCAGCACCGAATCAGATAGCATTCCATTCGCAAACGAGAACGCGGGGACGATAAAACAGAACAGAGGCCAAATAACTGGTAGACCGCACACCGTCGACTACGGACGAGCGGGCATCAACCTCACCGGCCTACCGCCGCGGAACCCCGACATGAAACCCAACCATCCCCTCCCGGAACATAAAGACGAGAACAAAAGTACGGAACCAGTGGACGTGCTCAATGACATAGGCAACATGCTGGCCAACCTAACAGACGAATTGGACGCCATGTTGGAAGAAGAAAAACGCCAGGGTTTGACTGATTCTTAA
- the LOC116775740 gene encoding caskin-2 isoform X5 gives MRKINVGGMSRGGSGAGKTATAKRVPPPAVPGDAFGTPQHRHSGSSFGSQGYASCEEQAYPQPPDTPSHTRDDHSDYGSTVSGVSGASGSLGKSPAGGGTFTFPPPTQPLTHKAAVYYHHQLALSDDQGIDMTQSPGRDSPGSSSGSAGSGSRHSSASLDSGRASGRMPHHHHATCHCGDTVDRVRAMIGQGLPDHDIIHAWLADLQMEEYARLFVEAGYDLATVTRMTPEDLTAVGIKKPNHRKRLKAELTNLNVPDNLPDYIPGSLEEWLRLLRLEEYGPALVAQGYRTVHDVTQLAWEDLEDMGIVRLGHQKKILLAIKRVKDIRAGKRSISSQGSLDFTRLSGQDLYTREHYQPWERRSYHKPPDLKFDALPTLATDLVPIQIRHPRGKSLESLEDPTERTSHTTFSPEAGFYYGGQWRRSYDDGDITPTNDSSYEGGGTLPRPRGLVRPRPVAKIQATPAYRDKSPDYTYDEIAYSARLQRVAYGASPHVARKPPPEPPKRQSSQYAPFTRFGQTTVEIHPEKSLPLSLPAYPSSDSLSVSLDSTGLLPPPPAPSSPPRRYEDDKMRTGSDASFKSSSSTESDSIPFANENAGTIKQNRGQITGRPHTVDYGRAGINLTGLPPRNPDMKPNHPLPEHKDENKSTEPVDVLNDIGNMLANLTDELDAMLEEEKRQGLTDS, from the exons TGGGCGGTATGTCCCGCGGAGGTAGCGGCGCTGGTAAGACAGCGACTGCAAAGCGAGTGCCTCCGCCAGCGGTGCCAGGGGATGCATTCGGGACTCCGCAACACAGACACTCGGGCTCGAGCTTCGGCTCTCAGGGCTATGCCTCGTGTGAGGAGCAGGCGTACCCCCAGCCCCCTGACACGCCTTCACATACAAGAG ATGATCACTCGGACTATGGCAGCACTGTGTCGGGTGTGTCCGGTGCTAGCGGGAGTCTCGGCAAGAGTCCTGCTGGGGGAGGAACCTTCACCTTCCCTCCACCCACCCAGCCCCTCACACACAAGGCAGCTGTATACTATCATCACCAACTAGCGCTGAGTGATGACCAGGGCATAGATATGACACAG AGTCCCGGGCGCGACAGTCCCGGTTCATCCTCGGGCTCCGCTGGTTCAGGGTCCCGGCACTCGTCCGCGTCTTTGGACAGCGGCCGAGCGTCCGGTCGGATGCCTCACCATCATCACGCCACCTGCCACTGTGGAGATACCGTCGATAGAGTGCGGGCCATGATCGGTCAGGGACTACCG GACCATGATATTATTCATGCATGGCTGGCGGATTTACAAATGGAAGAATACGCTAGACTGTTCGTCGAAGCGGGCTACGATCTGGCGACCGTTACTAGAATGACGCCCGAGGACCTCACAGCGGTCGGCATCAAGAAACCAAACCATCGCAAGAGGTTAAAGGCTGAACTCACCAACCTCAACGTGCCCGACAATCTGCCTGATTACATCCCG GGTTCTCTGGAGGAATGGCTTCGTCTGCTGCGGTTAGAGGAATATGGGCCGGCTTTAGTGGCGCAGGGATATCGCACGGTGCATGACGTCACACAACTCGCCTGGGAG GATCTAGAAGATATGGGCATAGTTCGTTTGGGACATCAGAAGAAAATTTTGCTTGCCATTAAAAGAGTGAAAGACATCAGGGCGGGGAAGCGAAGCATCAGCAGCCAAGGATCGCTCGATTTCACGAGACTATCTGGACAG GATTTATATACCCGAGAGCATTACCAGCCGTGGGAGAGGAGGAGTTACCATAAACCCCCCGATCTAAAGTTTGACGCTCTACCGACCCTAGCCACTGATTTGGTCCCCATCCAG ATACGTCATCCGCGCGGGAAATCCCTCGAAAGTCTAGAAGATCCGACGGAAAGGACTTCCCATACAACGTTTTCACCTGAAGCAGGGTTCTATTATGGAGGGCAATGGAGACGTTCCTATGACGATGGGGATATAACACCCACAAACGACAGCTCGTACGAAGGCGGTGGAACCCTGCCGCGTCCGAGGGGCTTAGTACGACCGCGGCCCGTCGCCAAAATACAAGCCACTCCAGCATACAGAGACAAATCACCAGATTACACCTACGACGAGATAGCGTACTCAGCTAGATTACAACGCGTCGCGTACGGCGCGAGTCCTCACGTGGCGAGGAAGCCCCCTCCAGAACCGCCCAAACGTCAAAGTTCCCAATACGCACCGTTCACGAGATTTGGTCAAACCACGGTCGAAATCCATCCAGAGAAGAGTCTTCCATTGAGTCTGCCCGCGTATCCAAGTTCAGATTCCTTGAGCGTCTCTTTGGACAGCACGGGGCTATTGCCGCCGCCGCCCGCACCTTCCTCTCCGCCCAGGAGATACGAAGACGATAAAATGAGGACCGGATCCGACGCTAGCTTTAAG tCAAGTTCCAGCACCGAATCAGATAGCATTCCATTCGCAAACGAGAACGCGGGGACGATAAAACAGAACAGAGGCCAAATAACTGGTAGACCGCACACCGTCGACTACGGACGAGCGGGCATCAACCTCACCGGCCTACCGCCGCGGAACCCCGACATGAAACCCAACCATCCCCTCCCGGAACATAAAGACGAGAACAAAAGTACGGAACCAGTGGACGTGCTCAATGACATAGGCAACATGCTGGCCAACCTAACAGACGAATTGGACGCCATGTTGGAAGAAGAAAAACGCCAGGGTTTGACTGATTCTTAA
- the LOC116772752 gene encoding synaptogyrin: MESAGAYGGGKAGGAFDPQAFVQKPPVIVRSVCWLFSVIVMGCISAKGWYISKTDSKEYCVYNDDTNACNYGVGISVIAFVASIAFIVGEYLFEQMSSVKTRKHYVLADMGFSAFWAFLYFVGFCYLSNAWGKTENPPMGTANNMQGAIAFCFFSIFAWVACAFFAFQRFRMGADAAFAPAYEVEGAGSPGTFPAYPGAPDPQPAYSDPPFQQQHTGNMDYTAPTY; encoded by the exons ATGGAGTCAGCTGGTGCTTATGGTGGTGGCAAAGCTGGTGGAGCCTTCGATCCTCAGGCTTTTGTTCAAAAGCCTCCCGTTATTGTTCGCTCCGTTTGTTGG CTGTTCAGTGTGATTGTAATGGGCTGTATATCTGCCAAGGGCTGGTACATCAGCAAAACAGACAGCAAAGAGTACTGTGTCTACAACGATGATACAAATGCTTGCAATTATGGAGTCGGAATCTCAGTCATAGCATTTGTTGCATCTATAGCTTTCATTGTGGGAGAATACTTGTTTGAACAAATGTCCTCCGTGAAGACAAGAAAACATTATGTTCTTGCTGATATGGGATTTTCTG CGTTCTGGgcgtttttatatttcgtggGCTTCTGTTATTTGTCCAACGCCTGGGGTAAGACCGAGAACCCGCCGATGGGTACAGCCAACAACATGCAGGGAGCCATCGCGTTCTGTTTCTTCTCGATTTTTGCTTGG gtAGCGTGTGCGTTCTTCGCATTCCAACGCTTCCGTATGGGCGCTGACGCGGCCTTCGCTCCCGCATACGAAGTGGAAGGCGCTGGCAGCCCGGGTACCTTCCCCGCCTACCCCGGCGCTCCGGACCCACAGCCGGCGTACAGCGACCCACCCTTCCAACAACAACACACTG GTAACATGGACTACACCGCCCCTACATACTGA